The following proteins are encoded in a genomic region of Streptococcus sp. 29892:
- a CDS encoding RsmF rRNA methyltransferase first C-terminal domain-containing protein, with translation MQLPQDFIDKYSDLLGPEAQAFFESFDEPAISGFRTNPLKEHQVTFDQPIPDMPWSYYGKVSGKSPEHVTGLVYSQEPAAQVVGQVASPEKGMKVLDLAAAPGGKSTHLLSYLDNTGLLVSNEISSKRAKILAENIERFGARNVVVTNESADRLAKVFPAYFDMIVLDAPCSGEGMFRKDPAAIQYWSKDYPAQCASLQREILGSALDMLAPGGKLIYSTCTWSPEENEEIAAWLLENYELELIDIPKINGMAEGIGYPQTARMYPHHFAGEGQFVAKFRYRGEAKQKKMKPGKSNLNREQQALWKEFEQKHLAVQLSGLLQVFGDNLYLLPDGLPDLSKVKIARNGLHLGTFKKKRFEPSFALGLALHSSEVKHRVDIILDDFPAYVSGQTVAVSKDLPNGWYQVAVQGNGLGFAKIVSGILKNAFPKGLRF, from the coding sequence ATGCAATTACCACAGGATTTTATTGATAAATATAGTGATTTGCTTGGTCCAGAAGCCCAAGCATTTTTTGAGAGTTTTGATGAGCCAGCTATTTCAGGTTTTCGGACAAATCCCTTGAAGGAACATCAAGTCACTTTTGACCAACCAATTCCAGATATGCCTTGGTCCTATTATGGAAAGGTTTCAGGAAAATCGCCAGAACACGTGACTGGTTTGGTCTATTCACAAGAACCAGCTGCCCAAGTTGTCGGACAGGTTGCCAGTCCTGAAAAGGGAATGAAGGTCTTGGATCTGGCTGCTGCACCGGGTGGAAAATCAACCCACCTGCTTTCTTATCTGGACAATACCGGACTGCTAGTGAGTAATGAAATTTCAAGCAAACGGGCAAAAATATTGGCTGAAAACATTGAACGGTTTGGAGCAAGAAATGTAGTCGTGACCAATGAGTCTGCCGACCGCTTGGCCAAGGTCTTTCCAGCCTATTTTGACATGATTGTTTTAGATGCTCCTTGTTCTGGTGAAGGTATGTTCAGAAAGGATCCTGCGGCCATTCAGTACTGGTCCAAAGACTATCCAGCCCAGTGTGCAAGTCTGCAGAGAGAGATTTTAGGATCTGCCTTGGATATGTTAGCGCCAGGTGGAAAATTGATTTACTCGACCTGTACTTGGTCACCTGAGGAAAATGAAGAAATCGCCGCTTGGCTATTGGAGAATTATGAGCTAGAGTTGATTGATATTCCCAAAATCAATGGCATGGCGGAAGGGATTGGCTATCCTCAAACGGCTCGCATGTATCCCCATCATTTTGCAGGAGAGGGGCAGTTTGTAGCCAAGTTTAGATATAGAGGTGAAGCCAAGCAGAAAAAAATGAAGCCAGGAAAATCAAACTTAAATAGAGAACAACAAGCTCTCTGGAAAGAATTTGAGCAGAAGCATTTAGCTGTTCAATTGTCCGGTTTGTTACAGGTTTTTGGAGATAATCTCTATCTCTTGCCTGATGGATTGCCAGATTTGTCTAAAGTTAAGATTGCACGGAATGGACTTCATTTAGGCACTTTCAAGAAGAAGCGCTTTGAACCTAGTTTCGCCTTGGGTTTGGCACTTCACAGTTCAGAAGTCAAGCATAGAGTTGACATCATCTTAGATGATTTTCCAGCCTATGTTTCTGGACAAACTGTTGCAGTTTCTAAGGACCTACCTAATGGTTGGTACCAAGTAGCAGTTCAGGGAAATGGTCTAGGATTTGCGAAAATTGTTTCTGGTATCCTTAAAAATGCCTTTCCTAAGGGCTTGAGATTTTAG
- a CDS encoding UPF0223 family protein produces the protein MNKNYSYPLDFSWSTEEISSVLSFLNQVEAAYEKGADASAILTSYKEFKDVVKSKGQERQIDREFEEVSGYSTYQVVKVAKEKGKGVVRLGN, from the coding sequence ATGAACAAAAATTATTCATATCCACTTGATTTTTCGTGGAGCACAGAGGAGATTTCCTCCGTGCTTTCTTTTTTAAATCAGGTGGAGGCAGCCTATGAAAAAGGTGCGGATGCAAGTGCTATCCTTACCAGCTATAAAGAATTTAAGGATGTTGTAAAGAGTAAGGGGCAGGAGCGCCAGATTGATCGAGAATTTGAAGAAGTATCTGGTTATTCTACCTATCAAGTTGTCAAGGTTGCCAAGGAGAAAGGGAAAGGGGTTGTCCGTCTTGGAAACTAA
- a CDS encoding inositol monophosphatase family protein, with product METKYRLAQSLVLAAGDFLRQHLDDQLEIEEKASARDLVTHLDKEVQDYLTNKLKTNYPNDFIFGEEGGDVSSISQGNVWVIDPIDGTSNFIAQKNDFAIMVAYFENGVGQFGLIYDVIQDKLFHGGGNFLVCCNEKPLKQQTFAPLQQSLMGLNAQLYAANQHGLADLANQTLGTRSVGSAGIGFTHVLEGRLFAYASYLYPWDYAAASILGQGLGFSLLSLEAEVPSFDKREHVVLVANQHLEEVKRYLF from the coding sequence TTGGAAACTAAGTATCGCTTAGCCCAATCACTTGTTTTGGCTGCGGGTGATTTCTTACGTCAGCATTTAGATGATCAATTGGAAATTGAAGAAAAGGCTAGTGCCAGGGATTTGGTAACCCACTTGGACAAGGAAGTTCAAGATTATCTTACTAATAAACTTAAAACAAATTATCCCAATGACTTCATTTTTGGTGAAGAAGGTGGCGACGTCAGTTCTATTTCACAGGGAAATGTATGGGTCATCGATCCGATTGATGGAACTAGCAATTTTATTGCACAGAAAAATGATTTTGCCATTATGGTCGCCTATTTTGAAAACGGAGTTGGACAGTTTGGTCTGATTTATGATGTGATACAGGACAAGTTGTTTCACGGAGGTGGAAACTTTCTAGTATGTTGCAATGAGAAGCCGTTAAAGCAACAGACATTTGCTCCCCTCCAGCAAAGTCTGATGGGCTTGAATGCTCAACTCTACGCAGCCAATCAACATGGTTTGGCTGATTTAGCAAATCAAACATTAGGCACACGGTCAGTTGGCAGTGCAGGTATTGGTTTCACCCATGTTTTAGAAGGAAGGTTATTTGCCTACGCTTCCTATTTGTATCCATGGGATTATGCCGCAGCTAGTATCTTAGGTCAAGGATTGGGATTTAGTTTGCTGAGTTTGGAAGCAGAAGTCCCTTCATTTGATAAGAGAGAACATGTTGTCCTCGTTGCCAATCAACACTTAGAGGAAGTGAAGAGGTATTTATTCTAA